A window of the Syntrophorhabdaceae bacterium genome harbors these coding sequences:
- a CDS encoding sigma 54-interacting transcriptional regulator, with protein sequence MGVNENVFFRDATKLICSSLEIEIAMQRAVGFLKDFMPAHEMYLHLYDAGLGAIRTIAMATPFEGKKMDRITALPPEMRQRLERELPRILTLNKPEADPVFQFMIKYYGRPDTSALSCMLEVDGNKLGVLALLAEGKDRYTEEHTSLFSLLKDPFSIALSNTLTLMEVLRLKDLLADDNRYLHRELFRLSGDEVVGAEFGLKDVMTMVRQVAVLDSPVLLLGETGVGKDVIANTIHYSSTRRDGPFVKVNCGAIPETLLDSELFGHEKGAFTGALSQKRGRFERAHHGTLFLDEIGELPQHAQIRMLRAIQYKEIERVGGTASVSVDIRIIAATNRDLEEMVRAKTFREDLWFRLNVFPILIPPLRKRKEDIPALLHHVVQRKSRELGLSTPPPLARGVIDMLTAYHWPGNVRELENVVERALILSKGLPLTFKGLAEAGSIEGSPVALRDDDLLPLDVINYRHICRALEIAKGKVHGKGGAAELLGIKASTLRSRMKQLKVPYGRNSKGTSRDSLAR encoded by the coding sequence ATGGGTGTAAACGAGAACGTGTTTTTCCGTGATGCAACCAAGCTCATCTGTTCGAGTCTCGAGATCGAGATTGCCATGCAGCGCGCTGTGGGGTTTCTCAAAGACTTCATGCCCGCCCACGAAATGTACCTTCACCTCTACGATGCTGGTCTCGGCGCCATCCGCACCATCGCCATGGCCACTCCTTTCGAGGGCAAGAAGATGGATCGCATTACTGCGCTTCCTCCAGAGATGAGGCAACGGCTGGAAAGGGAGTTGCCAAGAATTCTGACCCTTAACAAGCCGGAGGCGGACCCGGTCTTCCAGTTTATGATCAAATACTATGGTAGGCCCGATACATCCGCTCTTTCATGCATGCTTGAGGTGGACGGAAACAAACTTGGGGTCCTTGCCCTGCTCGCTGAAGGTAAGGACCGATACACTGAGGAACATACCTCGCTTTTTTCGCTCCTGAAAGATCCATTCAGTATCGCCCTTTCGAACACGCTTACGCTTATGGAGGTCCTCAGGCTCAAAGACCTGCTCGCCGATGACAACCGATATCTCCACCGTGAACTCTTCCGCCTGTCGGGAGACGAGGTCGTAGGCGCAGAATTTGGCCTGAAAGACGTCATGACCATGGTGAGGCAGGTAGCCGTCCTCGACAGCCCGGTTTTACTGCTGGGTGAAACTGGCGTTGGCAAGGACGTGATCGCTAACACGATTCACTATTCTTCGACGAGAAGGGACGGGCCCTTCGTGAAGGTTAATTGCGGTGCCATTCCCGAGACGCTCCTTGACAGTGAACTATTCGGGCATGAGAAGGGGGCCTTCACTGGGGCGCTGTCTCAAAAACGAGGACGATTCGAGCGAGCCCATCACGGCACGCTCTTTCTCGATGAAATCGGCGAGCTTCCTCAGCACGCCCAGATCAGAATGCTCAGAGCCATCCAGTACAAGGAGATTGAGCGTGTTGGCGGGACTGCATCTGTCTCCGTAGATATTAGAATTATCGCTGCCACCAACCGGGACCTGGAAGAAATGGTGCGGGCAAAGACTTTCCGGGAAGACCTTTGGTTTCGCCTTAACGTTTTTCCTATTCTCATTCCGCCACTTCGGAAACGAAAAGAAGATATCCCCGCGTTGCTTCATCATGTAGTGCAACGCAAATCAAGGGAATTAGGCCTGTCCACCCCTCCACCGCTTGCCCGGGGTGTTATCGACATGCTCACTGCCTATCATTGGCCGGGGAACGTACGGGAATTGGAGAATGTGGTGGAACGGGCCCTGATCTTGAGCAAAGGGTTACCCCTCACCTTCAAGGGGCTGGCGGAAGCCGGGTCCATCGAAGGTTCTCCTGTTGCTCTTCGTGATGATGACCTCCTTCCCCTCGATGTGATCAACTACCGCCATATTTGCCGTGCTTTGGAAATTGCAAAGGGTAAAGTCCACGGGAAAGGAGGCGCCGCTGAGCTCCTTGGCATCAAGGCCAGTACCCTGAGAAGCAGAATGAAGCAATTGAAGGTGCCTTACGGAAGAAACTCGAAGGGGACGAGCCGCGATAGTCTGGCCAGATGA
- a CDS encoding HAD-IA family hydrolase: MAIKLIIFDLDGTLINSIEDITIALNYALEPCGVNDLTTKEVSGLIGEGPSKLVEDALVKCNLRWDREELVIRFLDFYAAHPADRTVLYPGALKTLQALDGVKMAIITNKTEELSLSILKKFEIDNYFAMVVAVDTMAEHKPSPAPVLHVLSALKALPEETLIVGDSAIDIETGKASRVRTVAVTHGYGKDGFERQADFVIHSLPELTHIVRNIP, from the coding sequence ATGGCCATAAAGCTTATCATCTTCGATCTCGACGGCACCCTGATTAATTCCATAGAGGACATCACGATTGCCCTGAACTACGCGCTTGAACCCTGCGGTGTAAACGATCTTACGACTAAAGAAGTCTCCGGCCTCATCGGCGAAGGACCGTCAAAGCTCGTAGAGGACGCGCTCGTGAAATGCAACCTTCGCTGGGACAGAGAAGAACTCGTGATTAGATTTTTGGATTTCTACGCCGCTCACCCGGCGGACAGAACCGTGCTCTATCCGGGTGCGCTTAAGACCCTGCAAGCGCTCGACGGCGTGAAGATGGCCATTATCACGAACAAAACCGAGGAACTCTCGTTGAGCATTTTAAAAAAATTCGAGATCGACAATTACTTTGCCATGGTAGTGGCGGTCGATACCATGGCAGAACATAAGCCATCACCGGCGCCCGTCCTGCACGTGCTTTCAGCCCTTAAGGCACTCCCCGAGGAGACGCTCATTGTGGGCGACAGCGCCATCGATATTGAGACAGGCAAAGCTTCCCGTGTGAGAACCGTTGCCGTCACTCACGGATACGGCAAAGACGGCTTTGAGAGACAAGCCGATTTTGTGATCCACAGCCTACCCGAGTTGACACATATCGTACGAAATATTCCTTAG
- a CDS encoding SagB/ThcOx family dehydrogenase: MKKYMLMTAILIVSVCMLVPLFMGVTQVYAQDKGAANIKLPAPRYSSDTSVEKALAERRSVRSYKAEPLTMAEIGQILWAAQGITEPKKGLRTAPSPRGAFLIDVYLFAGNVTGLANGMYRYVPQGHELMKIAEGNLKDDLLYKAAPQAQIKFAPAVLLIAGKSTGEAMNPYWTYLEAGHVSENVYLQAESLKLGTVTMAGFKADDVKNAVKLPANEQPIYLMSIGKK, from the coding sequence ATGAAGAAATATATGCTCATGACCGCCATTCTTATCGTCTCGGTATGTATGCTCGTCCCGTTGTTTATGGGGGTCACACAGGTTTACGCCCAGGACAAAGGCGCCGCAAATATAAAACTCCCGGCGCCCAGATACTCGAGCGACACGTCTGTTGAAAAGGCGCTCGCCGAGAGGAGGTCCGTGAGAAGCTATAAGGCAGAGCCACTCACCATGGCTGAAATCGGCCAGATCCTCTGGGCAGCCCAGGGCATCACGGAGCCGAAAAAAGGTCTGCGCACTGCGCCTTCCCCACGTGGCGCTTTCCTTATTGATGTGTATCTGTTTGCGGGAAATGTGACCGGTCTTGCCAATGGCATGTACAGGTATGTGCCCCAGGGCCACGAACTCATGAAGATCGCTGAAGGGAACCTGAAGGATGACCTGTTGTATAAGGCCGCTCCTCAGGCCCAGATCAAGTTTGCCCCGGCGGTGCTCCTTATCGCGGGCAAATCTACAGGCGAAGCGATGAATCCTTACTGGACGTATCTGGAGGCGGGTCACGTGTCCGAGAATGTCTATCTGCAGGCCGAGTCGCTCAAGTTGGGGACGGTAACCATGGCTGGGTTCAAAGCGGATGACGTGAAAAATGCGGTGAAGTTACCGGCCAACGAGCAGCCTATTTACCTCATGTCCATCGGAAAAAAATAG
- a CDS encoding aspartate ammonia-lyase — MASYRTERDLLGEMEVPADAFYGIHTLRAVQNFPISGLKVPDEFIRALAAVKQACALANVKAGLMDNRVGGAIVRAAEEIAGGRFADQFIVDAFQGGAGTSTNMNMNEVIANRAIEILGGVKGDYSLVDPLGHVNLSQSTNDVYPTALKVAAIRLVTTLAEAMARLQGALQEKERAFAGILKLGRTEMQDALPITLGQEFGAYAEAFARDRWRLFKVEERLRQVNLGGTAIGTGLNAERDYIYTAIEELQNITGLGMARAENMVDVTQNADVFAEVSGLIKAAAVNLAKVAADLRLLSMGPRGGLCEIIVPQLQEGSSIMPDKVNPVITEMATEVAYQVMSFDQAITLAVSSGQLELNAFLPLVTFNLLTGLKLLVNAVTVFRTHCIEGIKANQEKCVGWLEESLCLATALAPYIGHDRAGELSRVARTQGKTIREVALTQGLFTPEELDVIFSPRELTRPGIAGSKTVKRKKEG; from the coding sequence ATGGCGTCATATCGCACGGAGCGTGATTTACTGGGAGAGATGGAGGTACCGGCAGATGCCTTCTACGGCATACATACCTTGCGGGCCGTGCAAAACTTCCCCATATCGGGCCTCAAGGTGCCCGATGAGTTTATCCGGGCCCTGGCAGCGGTGAAGCAGGCCTGTGCCCTGGCAAACGTGAAAGCAGGCCTCATGGACAACAGGGTAGGTGGGGCCATAGTCAGGGCCGCAGAAGAGATAGCCGGGGGTAGGTTTGCCGATCAGTTCATTGTTGATGCGTTCCAGGGGGGAGCAGGCACGTCAACAAACATGAACATGAATGAAGTCATCGCAAACAGAGCCATAGAGATACTCGGGGGCGTCAAAGGCGACTACTCGCTCGTCGACCCGTTGGGTCATGTGAATCTTTCTCAGTCCACGAACGATGTCTACCCCACAGCCCTCAAAGTCGCAGCTATCCGGCTCGTCACGACGCTTGCCGAAGCCATGGCCAGGCTCCAGGGCGCCCTTCAGGAAAAAGAGCGGGCTTTCGCCGGCATACTCAAGCTCGGCAGGACCGAGATGCAGGACGCGCTTCCCATTACGCTTGGACAGGAATTCGGCGCCTACGCGGAGGCCTTTGCACGGGATCGCTGGAGGCTTTTTAAAGTCGAGGAGAGACTCCGCCAGGTAAATCTGGGCGGCACCGCTATCGGCACAGGACTCAACGCCGAACGGGATTATATCTATACGGCGATCGAGGAATTGCAGAATATTACCGGCCTCGGCATGGCCCGCGCCGAGAACATGGTAGATGTGACGCAGAACGCCGATGTCTTTGCCGAGGTATCGGGCCTTATCAAAGCGGCGGCGGTCAACCTCGCGAAAGTGGCGGCGGATTTGAGACTCCTCTCCATGGGTCCGCGCGGGGGCCTCTGCGAGATCATCGTGCCGCAACTCCAGGAAGGCTCTTCCATTATGCCCGATAAGGTAAACCCCGTTATCACCGAAATGGCTACAGAGGTTGCCTACCAGGTCATGAGTTTCGACCAGGCCATCACCTTGGCTGTTTCTTCGGGGCAGCTTGAACTCAACGCCTTTCTGCCGCTCGTTACGTTTAACCTCCTCACCGGGCTCAAGCTCCTTGTGAACGCGGTGACGGTCTTTCGTACGCACTGTATCGAAGGTATCAAGGCAAACCAGGAAAAATGTGTGGGGTGGCTCGAAGAGAGTTTGTGCCTTGCCACGGCGCTCGCCCCCTATATCGGCCATGACAGGGCCGGCGAACTTTCGAGAGTTGCCCGCACACAGGGTAAGACCATTAGGGAAGTGGCTCTTACGCAGGGCTTGTTTACCCCCGAAGAATTGGATGTTATATTTTCTCCCCGGGAGTTGACCCGGCCGGGTATTGCCGGATCTAAAACCGTAAAAAGGAAAAAGGAAGGATAG
- the hydF gene encoding [FeFe] hydrogenase H-cluster maturation GTPase HydF — protein MADTGLNQTPRGSRLHIAIFGRRNAGKSSLINALTNQNIAIVSDVPGTTTDPVYKSMEILPIGPVVIIDTAGIDDVGELGALRMQKAYGVLAKTDLMLLVIDPSKRTDAYEEDVVKKARENSVPVIAVVNKIDLYPQARADQAGHALGLTVVPVSALTKEGIDALKLAIIKAAPKDWMSTTIVGDLISPADTVVLVVPIDLAAPKGRLILPQVQTMRDILDNDAMAYVVKERELKAALNNLKNKPRLVVTDSQAFLKVAADTPKDILMTSFSILFARQKGNLATLVEGVNAVEKLLPGDKVLVAEACTHHRVEDDIGTVKIPRWLTQHVGGDLNFTWASGMELPPNVGDYKLVVHCGACMINRKEMLHRIMVAGQAHVPIVNYGVLIAYVMGILKRALEPFPEALNVLNRDDER, from the coding sequence GTGGCAGATACGGGCCTCAACCAGACACCCCGCGGGAGCCGTCTCCACATAGCCATATTCGGACGGAGAAACGCGGGAAAATCGAGTCTTATCAACGCACTTACCAATCAGAATATCGCCATCGTCTCGGATGTTCCCGGTACAACGACCGACCCGGTCTACAAATCCATGGAGATTCTTCCCATTGGACCCGTCGTTATCATCGATACGGCGGGCATCGACGATGTGGGTGAGTTGGGCGCGCTCCGCATGCAAAAGGCCTACGGGGTGCTCGCAAAGACGGACCTTATGCTTCTCGTCATCGATCCGTCAAAAAGGACAGATGCGTACGAAGAGGATGTGGTGAAGAAGGCGAGAGAGAATAGCGTCCCGGTGATCGCCGTAGTCAACAAGATAGACCTCTATCCGCAAGCCCGCGCGGATCAAGCAGGACACGCGCTTGGCCTCACCGTGGTCCCGGTAAGCGCCCTGACTAAAGAGGGGATCGACGCGCTGAAACTCGCCATAATCAAGGCAGCACCCAAAGACTGGATGTCCACGACGATCGTAGGCGACCTCATCTCGCCCGCCGACACGGTGGTGCTCGTCGTGCCCATTGACCTTGCGGCGCCTAAAGGAAGACTCATTCTCCCCCAGGTGCAAACCATGCGGGACATCCTGGATAATGATGCCATGGCTTATGTGGTCAAGGAAAGAGAACTCAAGGCTGCCTTGAATAACCTGAAGAACAAGCCGAGGCTTGTGGTTACGGATTCCCAGGCCTTCCTGAAAGTGGCCGCCGACACCCCGAAAGACATACTCATGACCTCCTTTTCGATCCTCTTTGCCCGCCAGAAGGGAAACCTCGCGACCCTGGTGGAGGGTGTCAACGCGGTTGAGAAGCTTTTACCCGGCGATAAGGTGCTTGTGGCCGAGGCATGTACCCACCACAGGGTCGAAGACGATATCGGTACCGTTAAGATACCCCGGTGGCTCACGCAACATGTAGGCGGAGACCTGAATTTCACCTGGGCGAGCGGCATGGAACTTCCGCCCAACGTGGGGGATTACAAACTGGTCGTACACTGCGGGGCCTGCATGATTAACCGCAAAGAAATGCTCCATCGCATCATGGTGGCGGGCCAGGCCCATGTGCCGATTGTGAACTATGGAGTTCTCATTGCTTACGTGATGGGCATTCTCAAGCGTGCCCTGGAGCCTTTTCCGGAAGCCCTTAACGTCTTGAACCGTGACGATGAGAGGTGA
- the hydG gene encoding [FeFe] hydrogenase H-cluster radical SAM maturase HydG, translating to MTESARHRADFIDDQKIEKILNDAKQASPDKAREVIEKARAAKGLTPFETAVLLNIEDKKTLNLLFHAAHEIKEKIYGKRLVVFAPLYISNFCVNNCYYCGYRTSNEILRRRLELDEIEKEVVALEAMGHKRIALEVGEDPKNCPIDYVLDAMRTIYAVKEKQGSIRRINVNIAATTVEDYRKLKQAGIGTYILFQETYHRATYEKMHPAGPKRDYDWHTLAMDRAMEAGIDDVGLGVLFGLYDYKFEVLSLLLHSLHLEERFGVGCHTISVPRIRPAAGVTLEAFPYLVHDDEFKKIVAVIRLAVPYTGMILSTREPAEYRDEAISLGISQISAGSCTGVGGYHKDIEGKQVATPGQFQVEDTRSTDEMLHNICESGYIPSFCTACYRQGRTGDRFMPLAKSGEIQNICQPNAILTFKEFLLDYASEETKKVGEEVIRKHLGEIRNAKIREKTKQRLKKLEEGERDLYF from the coding sequence ATGACAGAATCAGCAAGGCACAGAGCCGATTTTATCGATGATCAAAAGATAGAGAAGATCCTGAACGACGCGAAACAAGCCTCTCCGGATAAGGCGCGAGAGGTCATTGAAAAAGCGAGGGCCGCCAAAGGACTGACCCCCTTTGAGACGGCCGTGCTTCTTAATATCGAGGATAAAAAGACCCTCAATCTGCTTTTTCACGCCGCCCACGAAATAAAGGAAAAGATCTATGGAAAGAGGCTCGTGGTCTTTGCCCCCCTCTATATCAGTAATTTTTGCGTGAATAATTGTTATTATTGCGGCTACAGGACCTCCAACGAGATACTCAGACGCCGTCTCGAACTTGACGAGATAGAAAAGGAGGTAGTTGCCCTTGAAGCCATGGGGCACAAGCGGATCGCCCTTGAGGTGGGCGAAGACCCTAAGAACTGCCCCATTGACTATGTGCTCGATGCCATGCGCACGATCTATGCGGTTAAAGAGAAGCAGGGGAGTATTCGCCGGATCAACGTGAACATCGCCGCCACCACGGTCGAGGACTACCGGAAACTGAAACAGGCGGGCATCGGTACGTACATCCTTTTTCAGGAGACATACCATCGGGCCACCTATGAAAAGATGCATCCCGCCGGCCCAAAGCGCGATTATGACTGGCATACGCTCGCCATGGACAGGGCCATGGAGGCGGGCATCGACGACGTGGGACTGGGTGTGCTATTCGGGCTCTACGATTACAAGTTTGAGGTGCTCTCCCTTTTGCTCCACTCGCTTCACCTTGAAGAACGATTCGGTGTAGGCTGTCACACCATCTCCGTACCGAGGATCCGCCCCGCGGCCGGGGTTACCCTTGAAGCCTTTCCTTACCTCGTCCACGATGACGAGTTTAAGAAGATCGTGGCCGTGATCAGGCTTGCCGTGCCGTATACCGGCATGATTCTGTCCACAAGGGAGCCGGCGGAGTACCGCGATGAAGCGATAAGCCTGGGTATTTCGCAGATCAGCGCGGGATCGTGCACGGGCGTTGGCGGATACCACAAGGACATCGAAGGCAAGCAGGTGGCTACCCCGGGGCAGTTTCAGGTCGAAGACACCCGTAGCACCGACGAGATGCTCCATAACATCTGTGAGTCCGGTTACATCCCGAGTTTCTGTACGGCCTGTTACCGTCAGGGCAGAACAGGAGACCGTTTTATGCCACTCGCCAAGTCGGGCGAGATACAAAATATCTGTCAGCCTAACGCAATCCTCACCTTCAAGGAGTTTCTTTTGGACTACGCCTCGGAAGAAACCAAGAAAGTGGGGGAGGAAGTTATCCGGAAACACCTGGGCGAGATCCGGAACGCAAAGATACGGGAGAAGACCAAACAAAGGTTGAAGAAGCTCGAAGAGGGCGAGAGGGACCTTTACTTTTAG
- a CDS encoding CBS domain-containing protein, producing MKTAKEILISKQQNEVWSILPKASVFDALALMGEKEIGALMVIDEKGKVAGIISERDYARKVILKGKASRETAVQEIMTPADKMYTVKPETTVEDCMVLITAKRVRHLPVFDGEKFLGLISIGDIVKSIIAEQELLIEHLSNYIAGKYV from the coding sequence ATGAAAACAGCCAAAGAGATCCTCATAAGCAAACAGCAGAATGAAGTCTGGTCGATTTTGCCCAAGGCGAGCGTCTTTGACGCCCTCGCACTGATGGGAGAGAAAGAAATCGGCGCGTTGATGGTCATCGATGAGAAGGGGAAGGTGGCTGGAATTATCTCCGAGAGAGACTATGCGCGAAAGGTTATCCTGAAAGGCAAGGCCTCACGGGAGACGGCTGTGCAGGAGATTATGACTCCGGCCGATAAAATGTACACGGTCAAGCCGGAAACTACCGTTGAGGACTGTATGGTTCTGATTACGGCGAAGCGCGTGAGGCATCTGCCGGTGTTTGACGGCGAGAAATTCCTTGGCCTTATCTCCATCGGCGATATCGTGAAATCGATCATTGCAGAGCAAGAATTGCTCATCGAGCACTTGAGCAATTACATCGCCGGCAAGTACGTATAG
- the hydE gene encoding [FeFe] hydrogenase H-cluster radical SAM maturase HydE, protein MDLEYTREAAMKLLSAKGEEREELYQRADAVRHEYMGDDVYIRGIIEFSNICANNCLYCGIRAGNARVERYAMGAEEILEAAYAMANTALTTVVLQSGEVPGLTDQQLGEIIRAIKQKTALSITLSVGNRPYDTYRYWRDCGMDRYLLRFETSDAYLFQTIHPGSTLKDRTDCIGFLKSLGVQTGSGFMIGIPGESLETLADNILLCRDLDLDMIGIGPFIPHPDTPLGSEKNVYEDRPEMFFKAIAVLRIFNPDAHIPATTAFDAIFPGKGRDMALRRGANIFMPNSTPVKYKQEYFLYPGKPYVDESPEACAEAALVRITGLGRGIGQGPGHSIKKRERRPT, encoded by the coding sequence ATGGATTTGGAATATACGCGGGAAGCGGCAATGAAGCTGCTTAGCGCCAAAGGCGAAGAACGCGAGGAGCTCTACCAAAGGGCCGATGCGGTGCGCCATGAATATATGGGCGATGACGTCTATATCAGGGGTATCATAGAATTCTCAAATATCTGCGCAAATAACTGCCTGTATTGCGGCATTCGTGCGGGGAATGCCAGGGTGGAGCGTTACGCCATGGGCGCCGAGGAGATACTAGAGGCGGCATACGCTATGGCGAATACGGCCCTGACCACGGTGGTCCTGCAGTCCGGCGAGGTTCCCGGACTCACCGACCAGCAACTGGGCGAGATCATCCGGGCCATCAAACAAAAGACGGCGCTCTCGATCACGCTGTCCGTGGGCAATCGCCCGTATGACACCTATCGCTATTGGCGTGATTGCGGTATGGATCGGTACCTGCTCCGTTTCGAGACGAGCGATGCTTACCTGTTTCAAACGATCCATCCCGGCTCAACGCTTAAGGACCGCACGGACTGTATCGGTTTTCTCAAAAGCCTGGGCGTTCAGACGGGAAGCGGATTTATGATAGGCATCCCGGGTGAGAGCCTCGAAACTCTGGCAGATAACATTCTTCTCTGTCGCGATCTTGATCTTGACATGATCGGCATTGGACCCTTCATCCCTCATCCGGATACCCCGCTTGGCAGCGAAAAGAATGTGTATGAAGATCGTCCCGAAATGTTTTTCAAGGCTATCGCAGTGCTCCGCATCTTCAATCCCGACGCCCATATCCCGGCGACTACGGCATTCGACGCGATCTTTCCGGGTAAAGGCAGGGATATGGCGCTTAGGCGTGGGGCCAACATATTCATGCCCAATAGTACGCCGGTCAAATACAAGCAGGAGTATTTTCTCTATCCGGGGAAACCCTACGTAGACGAATCACCGGAGGCCTGCGCCGAGGCAGCCCTCGTGAGGATAACGGGGCTCGGTAGGGGCATAGGACAGGGCCCGGGGCATTCTATCAAAAAGAGAGAACGCCGCCCGACCTAA
- a CDS encoding glycosyltransferase family 4 protein — protein sequence MKIGLSIYHFNPKKGGAERYAYDLSLMLSRKGHQVFVFCTEGITVPEVSLIRVGATPIPRWLRSLSFALNQKKLVRRRGLDVVLGFGNTLDLDVYQSHGGIQHIWMEREIASYDHAGERRLKAFLLQTSLNQRVQQWVSEYPIRQNGYRRIVAISEMIKRQMTDYYGLSEKDIDVVYNGVDINRFRPSRREPSGPLTILFSAGNFRLKGLSPLISALGQLSRKTRSFQLLVMGRGRREPFEAMAEKLSIRDRVRFVGEMANPESIYQQAHILVHPTFYDACSLTTMEAMASGLPTITTKWNGASALISEDEGYVIDDPRNAVALSQAIRELFDSEKRKSMGQMARLKMENYTMEKNANELERILAEVTKEGARTP from the coding sequence ATGAAAATAGGTCTGTCAATCTATCACTTCAATCCGAAGAAGGGCGGCGCTGAACGATATGCCTACGATCTGTCCCTCATGCTTTCCCGAAAGGGACACCAGGTCTTCGTGTTCTGCACTGAGGGCATTACTGTACCGGAGGTAAGTCTCATCCGGGTGGGCGCGACCCCGATTCCCAGGTGGCTGAGATCGCTTTCGTTTGCGTTGAACCAGAAGAAACTGGTGAGGCGGCGCGGCCTCGATGTTGTCCTGGGCTTCGGCAATACGCTCGATCTCGATGTGTATCAGAGTCACGGAGGCATCCAGCACATATGGATGGAAAGAGAGATCGCGAGCTACGATCATGCCGGCGAGCGTCGTCTCAAGGCTTTTCTCCTGCAAACGAGCCTCAACCAGAGGGTCCAGCAATGGGTCTCGGAATATCCGATCCGGCAGAATGGATACAGACGCATCGTCGCCATATCGGAAATGATAAAGAGGCAAATGACAGACTATTACGGCTTGAGTGAGAAGGATATAGACGTGGTTTATAACGGCGTGGACATCAATCGGTTCAGGCCATCTCGTAGGGAGCCATCAGGGCCTCTCACGATTCTTTTTTCCGCGGGCAATTTCCGTCTGAAAGGCCTCTCCCCACTCATCAGTGCGCTCGGCCAACTCTCACGTAAGACCAGGTCCTTCCAACTTCTCGTCATGGGCAGGGGAAGAAGAGAACCGTTCGAGGCCATGGCCGAAAAGCTGAGTATACGGGACCGGGTCAGGTTTGTGGGCGAGATGGCGAACCCTGAGTCGATCTATCAACAGGCGCACATTCTTGTCCACCCCACGTTCTACGATGCGTGCTCTCTCACGACCATGGAAGCCATGGCATCGGGACTACCCACAATTACCACAAAATGGAACGGCGCGTCAGCCCTTATTTCCGAAGACGAAGGCTATGTTATCGACGACCCGAGGAACGCGGTCGCTTTAAGCCAGGCCATACGGGAACTCTTCGATTCGGAAAAGAGAAAGAGCATGGGTCAGATGGCCCGTCTCAAAATGGAAAACTATACCATGGAAAAAAATGCGAACGAGCTGGAAAGAATCCTCGCGGAAGTCACGAAGGAAGGGGCCCGTACACCGTGA
- a CDS encoding class I SAM-dependent methyltransferase yields the protein MDAPYYFSVRHDLIGLIPKGANRILEVGCAAGMTGKALKEAGFDEVVGIECIEEIARRGEGYYDRLFIGDVEQIELPYAPGHFDCILYPDVLEHLRDPWNTLKKHSAMVRAGGTVICSIPNIRHYRVMKKLAFKGKFEYESDGIMDKTHLRFFTLSSIRELLIDAGFEPLRVIKKPSGAAWLKMVNRVTGGRLIDCLVRQYIVLAQKKGTR from the coding sequence ATGGACGCTCCATATTACTTTAGCGTGCGCCACGATCTCATCGGTCTCATCCCGAAAGGCGCCAACCGGATTCTCGAAGTCGGCTGCGCTGCCGGCATGACGGGCAAGGCGCTCAAAGAGGCAGGATTCGATGAGGTTGTGGGCATCGAATGCATTGAGGAAATAGCTCGGCGGGGCGAGGGCTACTATGACCGGCTCTTTATCGGCGACGTGGAACAGATCGAGCTTCCTTACGCACCTGGACACTTTGACTGCATTCTTTATCCTGACGTTCTCGAACATTTGCGGGACCCCTGGAACACCTTGAAGAAGCATAGTGCCATGGTGAGAGCGGGTGGAACGGTCATCTGCTCCATACCCAACATCCGCCACTACAGGGTGATGAAGAAACTCGCCTTCAAGGGCAAGTTCGAATATGAGTCCGACGGCATTATGGACAAGACTCACCTGCGCTTTTTTACCCTTTCCTCCATCAGAGAACTCCTTATTGACGCAGGCTTTGAGCCGCTCCGTGTTATCAAGAAGCCCTCAGGGGCCGCATGGCTCAAGATGGTAAACCGTGTCACGGGCGGCCGTCTCATCGATTGTTTGGTAAGGCAGTACATTGTGCTCGCGCAAAAAAAAGGCACGAGGTGA